From the genome of Lutzomyia longipalpis isolate SR_M1_2022 chromosome 2, ASM2433408v1, one region includes:
- the LOC129789809 gene encoding putative aldehyde dehydrogenase family 7 member A1 homolog — protein MSLLVSRTLLANVKRFNFVRRMSSTGYLVDDPKFTFLRDLGLERVNAGVYSGSWTGSGPVIKSVDPATGQVIAEVKTGTVEEMRKCIQTADEVYKEWSSLPTPFRGEIVRQIGDELRKFREPLGKLVSLEMGKIQGEGIGEVQEIIDICDYAVGLSRMFAGQVLPSERNQHVILEKWRPLGCVGIISAFNFPCAVYGWNAAIALAVGNSVLWKGAPSTSLVAIATARIVADVFKRNNLPPVATLCQGGADVGDVLVKDPRVKLVSFTGSSAVGQKVGVEVQQRFGKLLLELGGNNALVVNDDANFGMALDAAFFGCIGTAGQRCTTTRRLILHEKIYDEFLAKLKARYEGLTKRVGHPLDEKTLYGPLHNQQAVDNYLNTVEAAKKAGATILVGGKRMDRPGFFVEPTIITNIPHDSPVVKTETFAPIVYVLKAKDLDQAIEWNNEVDQGLSSALFTRDVGKIFQWIGNHGSDCGLVNINTSPSGAEIGGAFGGEKHTGGGRESGSDAWKQYCKRSTITLNYSSEMPLAQGIVFE, from the exons ATGTCTCTCCTCGTGTCACGCACTCTCCTGGCCAACGTCAAGAGATTCAACTTTGTGCGCAGAATGTCTTCCACCGGGTACCTCGTTGATGATCCCAAATTCACCTTCCTCCGCGATCTGGGCCTCGAGAGAGTCAATGCGGGCGTCTACAGTGGCTCATGGACGGGTTCAGGGCCAGTGATCAAGTCCGTGGATCCTGCCACGGGGCAGGTAATTGCGGAAGTGAAGACCGGGACAGTTGAGGAGATGCGCAAGTGCATCCAGACTGCTGATGAGGTGTACAAGGAGTGGAGTAGCCTCCCGACCCCCTTCCGCGGGGAGATTGTCCGGCAAATTGGGGATGAGCTGCGAAAATTCCGGGAACCTCTCGGAAAGCTCGTCTCACtggaaatgggaaaaatccAGGGGGAGGGAATTGGGGAAGTTCAGGAAATTATCGATATCTGTGACTATGCTGTTGGACTGTCCAGGATGTTTGCTGGccag GTCCTGCCATCTGAGAGGAATCAGCATGTGATCCTTGAGAAATGGCGCCCTCTTGGCTGTGTTGGCATCATCTCTGCCTTCAACTTCCCCTGCGCTGTGTACGGATGGAATGCCGCCATTGCCCTGGCCGTTGGAAATTCCGTTTTGTGGAAGGGAGCTCCCTCAACGTCCCTCGTGGCAATTGCAACAGCCAGGATTGTTGCGGATGTCTTCAAGCGGAATAATCTCCCACCTGTTGCCACGCTCTGTCAGGGAGGTGCTGATGTTGGGGATGTCCTCGTGAAGGATCCCCGCGTGAAGTTGGTGAGCTTCACGGGAAGTTCAGCTGTTGGCCAGAAGGTTGGTGTTGAGGTTCAGCAGAGATTTGGGAAACTTCTGCTGGAATTGGGTGGGAATAATGCCCTCGTGGTTAATGATGATGCCAACTTCGGGATGGCACTCGATGCTGCCTTCTTCGGGTGCATCGGCACAGCAGGACAACGTTGCACAACCACCAGGAGGCTCATCCTCCACGAGAAGATCTACGATGAATTCCTGGCTAAGCTCAAAGCACGATATGAAGGA ctcacAAAGAGAGTTGGTCATCCTCTTGATGAGAAGACTCTGTATGGACCTCTGCACAATCAGCAGGCTGTCGACAACTACCTGAACACAGTGGAGGCAGCTAAGAAAGCCGGAGCAACAATTCTCGTTGGTGGGAAGAGGATGGATCGTCCGGGATTCTTCGTTGAGCCAACAATCATCACGAATATTCCTCATGATTCCCCTGTTGTTAAGACCGAAACCTTCGCCCCCATTGTCTACGTTCTCAAAGCCAAGGATCTTGATCAG GCCATTGAGTGGAACAACGAGGTCGATCAGGGACTCTCCTCGGCCCTCTTCACGCGTGACGTTGGCAAGATTTTCCAGTGGATCGGCAATCATGGCTCCGACTGTGGGCTCGTGAACATCAACACCTCCCCGTCGGGCGCCGAAATTGGCGGAGCTTTTGGCGGCGAGAAGCACACCGGCGGTGGCCGTGAATCCGGCTCCGACGCATGGAAGCAGTACTGCAAGAGGTCCACAATCACGCTGAACTACTCGTCGGAGATGCCACTGGCTCAGGGGATTGTCTTTGAGTAA